The proteins below come from a single Erysipelothrix piscisicarius genomic window:
- a CDS encoding ABC transporter permease, translated as MNKSRFLDCIAYLAISFIGIPLIIITVTAFGEAPIIQFPIQGFTLTWFSKVFQSQVFMESFVLSLKISVLATILCMVIAIPASYALVVNKGKWSERINSIFLAPSLIPSIVLAYALFQYLVIQLHLSLNIALIIGHMLIVFPYTIRIICASLHEFDLSIHEAAVVLGCGQLEGFVKVVLPNIKDALVSASIMGFINSFNNLPVSMFLKGPGMNTLPGALMNHIEYNFDPVVSALSVILMAFTMVLMFVMDKGLSKKGANV; from the coding sequence ATGAATAAAAGTCGTTTTCTCGATTGCATTGCTTATCTTGCGATAAGTTTTATTGGAATTCCTTTGATAATCATCACGGTGACAGCTTTTGGAGAAGCTCCGATTATTCAATTTCCAATTCAAGGATTTACGTTAACTTGGTTCTCTAAAGTGTTTCAATCTCAAGTATTTATGGAAAGTTTTGTATTAAGTTTGAAAATATCTGTATTGGCTACGATTTTATGTATGGTGATTGCAATTCCAGCTTCGTATGCACTCGTGGTAAATAAAGGGAAGTGGAGTGAGCGAATTAACTCAATTTTTCTCGCACCATCATTAATACCTTCAATTGTACTCGCTTATGCACTTTTTCAATACTTAGTGATTCAGCTTCATTTAAGTTTGAATATCGCTTTAATTATTGGTCATATGTTGATTGTATTTCCTTATACGATTCGAATAATTTGTGCCTCACTTCATGAATTTGACTTAAGCATTCATGAGGCAGCTGTTGTATTGGGCTGTGGACAATTGGAAGGCTTTGTGAAAGTTGTACTTCCAAATATCAAAGATGCATTAGTATCGGCAAGCATCATGGGATTTATTAATTCGTTTAATAATTTACCCGTTTCGATGTTTCTAAAAGGTCCGGGAATGAATACATTACCTGGGGCGCTCATGAATCATATTGAGTATAATTTTGATCCAGTAGTGAGTGCATTATCTGTTATTCTTATGGCATTTACAATGGTACTGATGTTTGTCATGGACAAAGGATTGAGTAAAAAAGGAGCGAATGTTTAA